Genomic segment of Mycolicibacterium psychrotolerans:
CGACCGGGACGGTGACCAACCCCGGTACGGACACCGGCACCGACCCGGGCACCGGCACGGGCACCGACACCGGAGCCACCGTCGACACCGGCACCGGAACCTTCTCCGACGGCGCGCTTCTGAACGTCGACGTGAACGTCGACCTGAACGCCGACCTGGCGGCGCCGATCGCCGGCGCGGTCGCGGCCAACGCGAACGTGGCGGCGCCGATCAATGCGGGCGTCGCGGCCAACATCGGCTCGATCGATTCCACGGCGGACGCCGTGTCGATCCAGGACGCCACCATCACGCAGACGATGAACGACGTCCACGCGACTGCCGACTCCGACCAGACCTCGAGCATCGCGCAGGGCGGCACGAGTAACACGGCCGACGGCACGACCTCGAGCGGCACGACCTCGAGCGGTACGACCTCGAGCGGTACGACCTCGAGCGGCACGTCCGGCACCAGCGGTGGCACCAGCTCCGCTGCCTGACGGCACGCGCTGACGCGGTTCGACGATCGAGGAGTGTTCTAGGTGACCGTGACGAGCGAGGGGTCGGCGCCTCCGCAGGAGGTGCTGAAGCGGGCCGACGGCGTCGAGCTGATCGGGGAGATGGCGGGATCGGGCTACAAGGTCCCGCCCTCCCTGGTCCGCCGCGCCGACGGGCAGACGATCCAGCTCACCCCGCTGCTCTACGCGATCCTGCGCGAAATCGACGGCGCCCGCACCCCGGAGATGGTCGCGGCCGCGGTGTCCGAGGCGACCGGGCGCACGGTCTCCGAGGACAACATCCGTCACCTTGTCGACAAGCAGTTGCGGCCACTGGGCCTGCTGGTGCTGCCCGACGGCGGCCAGCCGGCGACAAAGAAGCGGAACCCTTTGCTCGGCTTGCGGTTTCGCTATGCAGTGACCGAACCCGACCGCACCCGCCGGCTCACCGACCCGTTCCGGTTCCTGTTCCGGCCGTGGATGGTCGTTCCGATGCTCGCGGTGTTCGCGGTCGTGTGCTGGTGGGTGTTCTTCCGCAAGGGTCTGGCCCACGCCGCCTACGACGCTTTCGAACGACCCGGGCTGCTGATCCTCGTCTTCGTGGTGACGATCCTGTCCGCGGGGTTTCACGAATTCGGGCACGCCGCGGCGGCGCGCTACGGCGGTGCCACACCGGGTGCCATGGGGTTCGGGGTCTACCTCGTCTGGCCGGCCTTCTACACCGACGTGACCGACACCTACCGCCTCGGTCGTCGGGCCCGGGTGCGCACCGACCTCGGCGGGCTCTACTTCAACGCGATCGTCGCGGTGGCGATCGCCGGCCTGTGGTGGTGGCTCAAGTACGACGCCCTCCTGCTCGTGGTCGCAACGCAGATCCTGCAGATGCTGCGCCAGCTCGCGCCGATGGTGCGGTTCGACGGCTATCACGTGCTCGCCGACCTGACCGGTGTCCCGGACCTGTACTCGCGGATCAAGCCGACCCTGCTCGGGCTGTTGCCGTGGCGCTGGGGCGATCCGCACGCGCGGATGCTCAAGCCGTGGGCCCGCATCCTCGTCACGGTCTGGGTGCTGGTGGTGGTTCCGATGCTGCTGTCGGCGATCGCCGGCGCGATCCTCGCGCTGCCCCGCCTGCTCGGCTCCGCATGGTCGGCCCTGGGGACGCAGAGCGACGTGCTCACCAATTCGTGGGCCGACGGCGACTTCATCCAGGTCGTCGCCCGTGTCCTGGCCATCGTGGCGATCGTCATCCCGGTGGCCGGCGTGCTCTACATGCTCGTCCGGTTCGGCCGGCAGACCGCGCTGAGCGCGTGGAAGACCACGGCCGGCAAGCCGGTGATGCGGGTGCTGGTCATGTTGGCCGGTGCCGTGCTCGCGAGTGGGATCGCCTACGCGTGGTGGCCGGGGGAGTCGAACTACCGGCCGATCCAGCCGTGGGAGCGGGGCACCGTCGGTGACATCGCCTACGCGCTGGGCATGGAACGCCTGGCGCATGAGAAGCCGCTGCAGCGGACGGAGGGGACGCGGCCCGTCGCCGCGAGCCGGACGATCGCGCCGGGGCAACGCGGCGTGATGCAGGTGATGTGGGACACCCGCACGTCCCTGCCGAAGGCGGGTCAGCCGCGGCTGATGGTCGTGCTGATCCCCCGGATCCTGCGCAGCGGTGGCGCATCGACCGGCGCCACGACAGTGGCCGACAAGGGCTGGGTGTTCCCCGTCGACAAGCCGCTCACCCCGGGCCCCGGCGACAACCAGGCGCTGGCGGTCAACACCCGGAACAACACCGTGGTCTACGAGGCCGCCTTCGCGCTGGTGTGGGAGACCGACGAGAACTACGCCGAGAACATCAACGACGCGGAAGCCTATGCGTCGTGCCGGAATTGCGGTGCGGTGGCGGTGGCCTACCAGGTGGTGTTCGTCATCGACAACGACGACACCAACGACAACGTGGCCACGCCGCAGAACCTCGCGGGCGCGTTGAGCTACGACTGCATCAACTGCCTGACCTACGCGCTGGCGCAGCAGCTGTTCATCACCGTCGACGAGCCGCTCTCGGCCGGGGCGATGGCGAAGATCGACGAGGTGTGGACGCGGGTCGCCGCCTTCCAGAAGTCGATCGAGGCGGGTCAGGTGAAGCTCGCCGACATCCAGCCCCAGCTGCAGGCCTACACCGACGAGATCAAGGCCATCGTCGAAGAGGATCAACCCGGCACGTTCGCGACGTCGACAGCGGTGGCCACGACATCCGCGCCCGCCGCACCGTCCTCGAGCGCCGCGCCGAGTGTGTCGGCCACCCCGGTGGCGACGCCGACCAGTGGTACCCCGGAGCCCAGCGCCAGCGCCGCGCCGTCACCGAGTGAGACGGCCGCCCCGTCGACCTCCGCGGCGCCGACGACGACGGCGGGCTCGACGTCGACCGTTGTGGTGTCCGACCCCACCGCGACGGTTGACCCGTCGGCGACGGGCTCGACGTCGACGGGAACGGCGACGTCGGGGGACACCACGTCCGGTGGCACGACGTCCGGTGGGACGACGTCGGGTGGGACGGCATCGGACGGGGGCACGGCAAGTACGCCGTGAGGCGCCGAACGTACGGTTTCTGACGTCGCCACTCGCGTTCCGCGTCACAAAGCGAACACTCGGCGTGATTGATACGTAGCAGTGGCCGTCACCCACCGACCCCGTCGTCCAGACCGGGGATGGGGTGCCGAAGTACCACGGCGCAGTATCGCGTGGCGGGGCCGCGCACTGGACCGTGTCCCGGCAGACGGACGAATTGACGTTCATGTATCGCTTACCGCCCGTTCACGCCGGCA
This window contains:
- a CDS encoding peptidoglycan-binding protein — encoded protein: MFDIAVNRAFKPTNGWPRSTEAGPRPNAGEGTMANQGLTPEELQAEVGIALPDKEVVSIIDVNADINVGIDAASPIDLSAAANLNVAAPIQAGAGANVLTYGSGADATVTHSADGGVVIMQTMDNVTADATSVQDSGIDQAGDTSTGTVTNPGTDTGTDPGTGTGTDTGATVDTGTGTFSDGALLNVDVNVDLNADLAAPIAGAVAANANVAAPINAGVAANIGSIDSTADAVSIQDATITQTMNDVHATADSDQTSSIAQGGTSNTADGTTSSGTTSSGTTSSGTTSSGTSGTSGGTSSAA
- a CDS encoding zinc metalloprotease, with the translated sequence MTVTSEGSAPPQEVLKRADGVELIGEMAGSGYKVPPSLVRRADGQTIQLTPLLYAILREIDGARTPEMVAAAVSEATGRTVSEDNIRHLVDKQLRPLGLLVLPDGGQPATKKRNPLLGLRFRYAVTEPDRTRRLTDPFRFLFRPWMVVPMLAVFAVVCWWVFFRKGLAHAAYDAFERPGLLILVFVVTILSAGFHEFGHAAAARYGGATPGAMGFGVYLVWPAFYTDVTDTYRLGRRARVRTDLGGLYFNAIVAVAIAGLWWWLKYDALLLVVATQILQMLRQLAPMVRFDGYHVLADLTGVPDLYSRIKPTLLGLLPWRWGDPHARMLKPWARILVTVWVLVVVPMLLSAIAGAILALPRLLGSAWSALGTQSDVLTNSWADGDFIQVVARVLAIVAIVIPVAGVLYMLVRFGRQTALSAWKTTAGKPVMRVLVMLAGAVLASGIAYAWWPGESNYRPIQPWERGTVGDIAYALGMERLAHEKPLQRTEGTRPVAASRTIAPGQRGVMQVMWDTRTSLPKAGQPRLMVVLIPRILRSGGASTGATTVADKGWVFPVDKPLTPGPGDNQALAVNTRNNTVVYEAAFALVWETDENYAENINDAEAYASCRNCGAVAVAYQVVFVIDNDDTNDNVATPQNLAGALSYDCINCLTYALAQQLFITVDEPLSAGAMAKIDEVWTRVAAFQKSIEAGQVKLADIQPQLQAYTDEIKAIVEEDQPGTFATSTAVATTSAPAAPSSSAAPSVSATPVATPTSGTPEPSASAAPSPSETAAPSTSAAPTTTAGSTSTVVVSDPTATVDPSATGSTSTGTATSGDTTSGGTTSGGTTSGGTASDGGTASTP